From Campylobacter sp. MG1, a single genomic window includes:
- a CDS encoding 4-(cytidine 5'-diphospho)-2-C-methyl-D-erythritol kinase, giving the protein MKSYAKINIFLKITGKINNYHQLSSRFIKLDNLYDEIYMLPKKDLLKYKEKSLYEIPFFSKKSEQIMKPIKHFEKDKIMNKYYYINENLLSNFYSESNIFDKVLNNIPEKIKLDFLTNYAIILHKNIPTFAGLGGASSNAASFIKLLLKLGNFDKFEIAKKTGADVSFFISDCKAANVSGYGEIINEFKDCDCNFNIYFSEPCSTQKVFYEFSKNPIYYESDDLKNLNTIELLKHSNYFLNDLLLPCEKIYQKVKELAKLGFFMSGSGGSFFTIKH; this is encoded by the coding sequence ATGAAATCGTATGCGAAAATTAATATTTTTTTAAAGATTACCGGAAAAATTAACAATTATCACCAGCTATCTTCAAGATTTATAAAACTTGATAATTTATATGATGAAATTTATATGCTGCCAAAAAAAGATTTATTAAAATATAAAGAAAAATCATTATATGAAATTCCATTCTTTAGTAAAAAATCAGAACAAATAATGAAACCTATAAAACATTTTGAAAAAGATAAAATTATGAATAAATATTATTATATAAATGAAAATTTATTAAGTAATTTTTATTCAGAAAGTAATATTTTTGATAAAGTTTTAAATAATATACCAGAAAAAATCAAATTAGATTTTTTGACAAATTACGCCATTATTTTACACAAAAATATACCAACATTTGCTGGTCTTGGTGGCGCTAGTTCTAATGCTGCTAGTTTTATAAAATTATTATTAAAATTAGGTAATTTTGATAAATTTGAAATAGCCAAAAAAACCGGTGCCGATGTTAGCTTTTTTATAAGTGATTGTAAAGCAGCTAATGTAAGTGGTTATGGAGAAATAATTAACGAATTTAAAGATTGTGATTGTAATTTTAATATATATTTTTCAGAACCATGTTCTACCCAAAAAGTATTTTATGAATTTTCAAAAAATCCTATATACTATGAATCAGATGATTTAAAAAATTTAAATACCATAGAATTATTAAAACATTCTAATTATTTTTTAAATGATTTATTATTACCTTGTGAAAAAATTTACCAAAAAGTAAAAGAATTAGCAAAATTAGGATTTTTTATGAGTGGTAGTGGTGGAAGTTTTTTTACAATAAAACATTAA
- the truB gene encoding tRNA pseudouridine(55) synthase TruB (catalyzes isomerization of specific uridines in RNA to pseudouridine; responsible for residues in T loops of many tRNAs) has translation MIMIFLANKPINISSNHFAQKLGRKLELKLGYSGTLDPFASGALLMACKKHTKLFRFFNLEPKIYNATIWLGANSPSFDNENISLHNVEELNLKQLQDAFSHFQGSITYTPPKFCAKKINGKRAYELARNNEDFNLNPCVMNVKAKLLYYSHPFIKFELIASKGTYVRSYAQLICNYLNVVGTLSSLQRVSEGNFNKFKEYNAFDSVNLAENYYLGDIKDILLGKKLDISNFSNKKYGIYKINLGETFSIIEINDNISYLLNKIEK, from the coding sequence ATAATAATGATATTTTTAGCCAACAAACCGATTAATATTAGCTCAAATCATTTTGCTCAAAAATTAGGGCGAAAACTTGAGCTAAAATTAGGATATTCTGGAACACTAGATCCATTTGCAAGTGGGGCATTATTAATGGCTTGTAAAAAACATACTAAATTATTTAGATTTTTTAATCTTGAACCAAAAATATACAATGCAACAATATGGCTTGGTGCTAATAGTCCTAGTTTTGATAATGAAAATATATCTTTACACAATGTAGAAGAATTAAATTTAAAACAATTACAAGATGCTTTTTCTCATTTTCAAGGCAGTATAACTTATACGCCACCAAAATTTTGTGCTAAAAAAATAAATGGAAAAAGAGCCTATGAATTAGCTAGAAATAACGAAGATTTTAATCTAAATCCATGTGTTATGAATGTAAAAGCAAAATTACTATATTATTCTCATCCATTTATAAAATTTGAATTAATCGCTTCTAAAGGGACATATGTTCGTTCTTATGCACAATTAATTTGCAATTATTTAAATGTAGTTGGAACACTTAGTTCACTACAAAGAGTTAGTGAAGGTAATTTTAATAAATTTAAAGAATACAATGCTTTTGATAGTGTAAATTTAGCGGAAAACTATTATTTAGGAGATATAAAAGATATTTTACTAGGAAAAAAATTAGATATATCAAATTTTAGTAATAAAAAATATGGAATATATAAAATCAATTTAGGAGAAACTTTCAGCATTATAGAAATAAATGACAATATTAGTTATTTACTAAATAAAATTGAAAAATAA
- a CDS encoding glycine--tRNA ligase subunit alpha has translation MTFSEIILNLQKYWCEQGCALIQPYDFPSGAGTFHTQTFLKALNPTPHNVCYVAPSRRPTDGRYGDNPNRLGAYYQFQVLMKPSPANIQDLYLNSLKALGLDLSKHDIRFVEDNWESPSLGAWGLGWEVWLDGMEVTQFTYFQQVGGFATPMVSAEITYGLERLAMYIQDIDNVYDINWGGGLKYADIHKQSEFEYSTYNFELADATRLKEMFDISFKESRMILDKGYSLPAYDFCLLCAHLFNTLDARGAISVTQRQDFMLKIRELSKDCASVYLKSITK, from the coding sequence ATGACTTTTTCTGAAATTATTTTAAATTTACAAAAATACTGGTGCGAACAAGGTTGTGCTTTAATTCAACCATATGATTTTCCATCAGGTGCTGGGACATTTCATACTCAAACATTTTTAAAGGCGTTAAACCCTACTCCACACAATGTGTGCTATGTAGCACCATCAAGACGTCCAACCGATGGAAGATATGGAGATAACCCAAATCGCTTAGGTGCTTATTATCAATTTCAAGTATTAATGAAACCAAGTCCTGCAAATATTCAAGATTTATATCTAAATAGTTTAAAAGCATTAGGATTGGATTTAAGTAAACATGATATTCGTTTTGTAGAAGATAACTGGGAAAGCCCATCACTTGGTGCTTGGGGACTTGGTTGGGAAGTATGGCTTGATGGTATGGAAGTTACTCAATTTACATATTTTCAGCAAGTTGGTGGATTTGCTACTCCTATGGTTAGTGCGGAGATTACTTATGGACTTGAACGCCTTGCTATGTATATTCAAGATATTGATAATGTTTATGATATAAACTGGGGTGGTGGTTTAAAATATGCTGATATCCATAAACAAAGTGAATTTGAATATAGCACATACAATTTTGAATTAGCTGATGCTACAAGACTTAAAGAAATGTTTGATATATCATTTAAAGAATCTAGAATGATTTTAGATAAAGGATATAGCTTACCAGCATATGATTTTTGTTTATTATGCGCACATTTATTTAATACACTTGATGCAAGAGGTGCTATAAGTGTTACTCAAAGGCAAGATTTTATGCTAAAAATTAGAGAGCTAAGCAAAGATTGTGCTAGTGTATATCTAAAAAGCATTACAAAATAA
- the recJ gene encoding single-stranded-DNA-specific exonuclease RecJ, with protein sequence MLALNKTKIKQVLEDRFKNDFHKSLSTIPKPHTFKDMNKAAIRIAKAIKNKEKIAVVGDYDVDGIVSSTIMSEFFANLGVEIIVKIPNRFSDGYGISEDIVSNLDASLIITVDNGIVAYEAANKCKELGIDLIISDHHTPGDTLPNAYAVINPKRDDCEFSKHINCEICGAQVAWWLCGAIKKELDIEYNMASFLDLLCIAIVADMMNLNDLNHILVRYGLKELNKLNRPAFVVLKEKYKKKFFDYESIPFLIAPLLNASGRMDDASISYKFLRANDYLSACEYLNIIEQLNMERKGEEKQSYEEAKKFVNIDENVIIAYSKHWHKGILGIVAGKLAKEYNKPSFVFNIEDDLAKGSARSVANIDILELLQQNSDILESFGGHKAAAGLSIDVNNLEKFKNNLNNTDFSKNILYCDTNSTLGELDFSEIDMELLDILSSYEPFGQGNEKPYFISKNIQIKDISILKNRHLKFSAIQKNYKFDAIYFNCDYYPKDNEIVNIHYSLQKNYFKINPTIQLNVINIYK encoded by the coding sequence ATGCTTGCACTAAATAAAACTAAAATTAAGCAGGTTTTAGAAGATAGATTTAAAAACGATTTTCATAAAAGCCTTAGCACTATTCCAAAACCTCATACCTTTAAGGATATGAATAAAGCAGCAATTAGAATAGCTAAGGCAATAAAAAATAAAGAAAAAATAGCAGTAGTAGGAGATTATGATGTAGATGGCATAGTATCTTCTACTATTATGAGTGAATTTTTTGCTAATTTAGGTGTAGAAATAATTGTTAAAATTCCAAATCGTTTTAGCGATGGATACGGAATTAGCGAAGATATAGTGAGTAATTTAGACGCTAGCTTAATAATCACGGTTGATAATGGAATAGTAGCGTATGAAGCTGCAAATAAATGTAAAGAATTAGGTATAGATTTAATAATAAGCGATCATCACACCCCAGGAGATACTTTACCAAATGCTTATGCTGTAATTAATCCAAAAAGAGATGATTGTGAGTTTTCTAAGCATATTAATTGTGAGATTTGCGGGGCACAAGTAGCTTGGTGGCTATGTGGGGCTATTAAAAAAGAATTAGATATAGAATACAATATGGCTAGTTTTTTAGATTTATTGTGTATTGCAATTGTTGCTGATATGATGAATTTAAATGATTTAAATCATATACTAGTTCGTTATGGCTTAAAAGAGTTAAATAAATTAAATCGTCCTGCTTTTGTAGTTTTAAAAGAAAAATATAAAAAGAAATTCTTTGATTATGAGAGTATTCCATTTTTAATAGCACCATTATTAAATGCTAGTGGAAGAATGGATGATGCTAGTATTTCTTATAAATTTTTAAGAGCTAATGATTATTTAAGTGCTTGTGAATATTTAAATATAATAGAGCAGTTGAATATGGAAAGAAAAGGAGAAGAAAAGCAAAGTTATGAAGAAGCTAAAAAATTTGTAAATATTGATGAAAATGTAATAATAGCTTATTCAAAACATTGGCATAAGGGCATTTTAGGAATAGTTGCTGGAAAATTAGCTAAAGAGTATAATAAACCTAGTTTTGTTTTTAATATTGAAGATGACTTAGCAAAAGGAAGCGCAAGGAGTGTTGCAAATATTGATATTTTAGAATTATTACAACAAAATAGTGATATTTTAGAAAGTTTTGGCGGACATAAAGCAGCAGCTGGGCTTAGTATAGATGTGAATAATTTAGAAAAATTTAAAAATAATTTAAACAATACTGATTTTTCTAAAAATATTTTATATTGTGATACTAATTCTACTTTAGGTGAATTAGATTTTAGTGAGATTGACATGGAATTATTGGATATTTTAAGTAGTTATGAGCCATTTGGTCAAGGCAATGAAAAACCTTATTTTATTAGCAAAAATATTCAGATTAAAGACATAAGCATTCTTAAAAATAGGCATTTGAAATTTAGCGCTATTCAAAAAAATTATAAATTTGATGCAATTTATTTTAATTGCGATTATTATCCGAAAGATAATGAAATAGTTAATATTCATTATTCTTTACAAAAAAATTATTTTAAGATTAATCCGACTATACAATTAAATGTTATAAATATTTATAAATAA
- the queF gene encoding preQ(1) synthase: MKEKLKYGQKEIKKIKGKKLERWENKQKNDYVIKITLPEFACLCPRSGYPDFATLYLEYIPNKWVVELKAIKLYVNSFYNKNISHEDSINKIYNTLKKRLKPKYIKLVGDFNPRGNVHTVIECCSDTEIKKEKKKDKKDK, translated from the coding sequence ATGAAAGAAAAATTAAAATACGGACAAAAAGAAATAAAAAAAATTAAAGGTAAAAAATTAGAGCGTTGGGAAAATAAGCAAAAAAATGATTATGTTATTAAAATAACTCTACCTGAATTTGCTTGTCTTTGCCCAAGAAGTGGTTATCCTGATTTTGCAACATTATATTTAGAATATATACCTAATAAATGGGTAGTTGAACTTAAAGCAATTAAACTTTATGTTAATTCATTTTATAACAAAAACATAAGCCACGAAGATAGTATAAATAAGATTTATAATACTCTTAAAAAGCGTTTAAAACCAAAATATATTAAATTAGTTGGAGATTTTAATCCTCGTGGTAATGTTCATACGGTGATTGAGTGCTGCTCTGATACGGAAATTAAAAAAGAAAAGAAAAAAGATAAAAAGGATAAATAA
- a CDS encoding Sua5 YciO YrdC YwlC family protein: MIYLAQTDTTAGFLSKSEIEINLVKKRNINQPCIMTSYYFTSLKNKTSIPNKFKNQIRRSKKTTFIYKNNISFRVIKDTKHSEFLKNFDFLYSSSANLHGNNFSLEYAKSIANIIVDNKFQQNSSSKIYKINNTTIKKIR; this comes from the coding sequence ATGATTTATTTAGCACAAACTGATACAACGGCTGGTTTTCTAAGTAAAAGCGAAATTGAAATAAATTTAGTAAAAAAAAGAAATATAAATCAACCGTGTATAATGACTAGTTATTACTTTACAAGTCTTAAAAATAAAACTTCTATTCCAAATAAATTTAAAAATCAAATAAGAAGGTCAAAAAAAACAACATTTATATATAAAAACAATATATCTTTTAGAGTTATAAAAGATACAAAACATAGTGAATTTTTAAAAAATTTTGATTTTTTATATTCAAGCTCTGCAAATTTACATGGTAATAATTTTTCATTAGAATATGCAAAAAGTATAGCAAATATCATAGTAGATAATAAATTTCAGCAAAATTCATCATCTAAAATATACAAAATAAACAATACTACAATAAAAAAAATTAGATAA
- a CDS encoding TlpA disulfide reductase family protein produces MKKVLLFLSLFIFVFTACNSESNKEIKVGDIITLKSWDNQEIKIKRIENGFSLVDSDKILIIDIFGTFCPPCRAEAPMLFDIQSKNLNDLIILGLSYAEEVDNEKLKEFAKNYNAYYFLTNDKRADLIVEAIANDIKYNTQIQLPFKVMIKDGKYQNLGENLYILGKTDEGLLKESIKNAKENK; encoded by the coding sequence ATGAAAAAAGTATTATTATTTTTAAGTTTATTTATATTTGTTTTTACTGCGTGCAACAGTGAATCAAATAAAGAAATAAAAGTTGGCGATATAATCACACTAAAAAGTTGGGATAATCAAGAGATTAAAATAAAAAGAATTGAAAATGGATTTTCATTAGTAGATAGTGATAAAATTTTAATTATAGATATTTTCGGAACTTTTTGTCCGCCTTGTAGAGCTGAAGCTCCTATGTTATTTGACATTCAGTCTAAAAATCTAAATGATTTAATAATATTAGGACTTTCATATGCTGAAGAAGTTGATAATGAAAAATTAAAAGAATTTGCAAAAAATTATAATGCTTATTATTTTTTAACTAATGACAAAAGAGCTGATTTAATAGTTGAAGCAATAGCTAACGATATCAAATACAACACACAAATTCAACTCCCATTCAAAGTTATGATAAAAGATGGCAAATATCAAAATTTAGGTGAAAATTTATATATATTAGGAAAAACTGACGAAGGTTTATTAAAAGAAAGTATAAAAAATGCAAAGGAAAATAAATGA
- a CDS encoding META domain-containing protein, translated as MKKSLFISMIALCFVACNKNDVNIDNIISKDRILEMDKKEQRYLKNNEYKITKILDKQNLKTYNTAGEWSIIIDNNNFGLFVGCNRIFGSIEQNNNQLIFKNPASTKMMCLPDMMEVENLISINLTTLNIVSDGLENNNIKVFFK; from the coding sequence ATGAAAAAAAGTCTTTTTATAAGTATGATAGCTTTATGTTTTGTTGCTTGTAATAAAAACGATGTAAATATTGATAACATTATTAGCAAAGATAGAATTTTAGAAATGGATAAAAAAGAACAAAGATATTTAAAAAATAATGAATATAAAATTACTAAAATATTAGATAAACAAAATTTAAAAACATACAATACTGCAGGTGAATGGTCTATAATAATTGATAATAATAATTTTGGCCTATTTGTTGGATGTAATAGAATTTTTGGTTCTATAGAACAAAACAATAATCAATTAATATTTAAAAATCCAGCAAGTACAAAAATGATGTGTCTTCCTGATATGATGGAGGTTGAAAATTTAATATCTATTAATCTAACAACATTAAATATTGTTAGTGATGGTTTAGAAAATAACAATATTAAAGTATTTTTTAAATAA
- a CDS encoding GGDEF domain-containing protein — protein MDKKIKKILQDLDLNLYLLAAILCSHFVYLFVFLFNEIYEMVYFNIYSIFNYIFVMYLYYKGNPNIVFILTFIEIFFHQVFGILYVGYNSNFTIVLMCLFFLQFSFFSSWLPKIFITIFLIICIFLIYNYRNDFIGIYNSKQDLIFHINILVSVIYMIAYGILASITSNKNISDLARLIYKDFLTGLYNRKYFEEKIVPNIDNSNNVLLAICDVDNFKHINDTYGHDVGDLVLKAISSVILYEVTDKNGIVARWGGEEFILKINVKDDKEAQIYMENIKNAVSKQKVSRHNIISTITIGGLFIKKPNKNKFLSYFKIVDKELYHGKRSGKNVVNIQAI, from the coding sequence ATGGATAAAAAGATTAAAAAAATATTACAAGACTTAGATTTAAATTTATACCTTTTAGCAGCTATATTATGTTCTCATTTTGTGTATTTATTTGTATTTTTATTTAATGAGATATATGAAATGGTATATTTTAATATATACTCTATTTTTAATTATATTTTTGTTATGTATTTATATTATAAAGGTAATCCAAATATAGTTTTTATACTAACATTTATTGAAATTTTCTTTCATCAAGTTTTTGGTATATTATATGTAGGTTATAATAGTAACTTTACTATAGTTTTAATGTGTTTATTTTTCTTACAATTTAGTTTTTTTTCATCTTGGCTACCAAAAATATTTATTACTATATTTTTAATAATATGTATATTTTTGATATATAATTATAGAAATGATTTTATAGGAATTTATAATTCAAAACAAGATTTGATTTTTCATATTAATATTTTAGTTTCTGTCATTTATATGATTGCTTATGGTATTTTAGCTAGTATTACTAGTAATAAAAATATATCTGATTTAGCCCGTTTAATTTATAAAGATTTTTTAACAGGGCTTTATAATAGAAAATATTTTGAAGAAAAAATAGTTCCTAATATTGATAATTCTAATAATGTTTTATTAGCTATATGTGATGTTGATAATTTTAAACATATTAATGATACTTATGGTCATGATGTTGGAGATTTAGTTTTAAAAGCAATATCATCTGTAATTTTATATGAAGTAACTGACAAAAATGGAATAGTTGCAAGGTGGGGTGGGGAGGAATTTATTTTAAAAATTAATGTTAAAGATGATAAAGAAGCACAAATTTATATGGAAAATATCAAAAATGCAGTAAGTAAACAAAAAGTATCTAGACATAATATTATATCTACCATAACAATTGGTGGTTTATTTATTAAAAAACCAAATAAAAATAAATTTCTTTCTTATTTTAAAATCGTTGATAAAGAATTATACCACGGTAAAAGAAGTGGTAAAAATGTAGTAAATATACAAGCTATATAA
- a CDS encoding CTP synthase — MAKFIFVTGGVLSSLGKGIAAASIASLLKQSGLKVSILKADPYINIDPGTMSPLEHGEVFVTKDGAETDLDLGHYERFLDEDLTHLNNFTTGKVYQSVIEKERRGEYLGKTIQVIPHIVGEIASRMEAAALNQDVLVVEIGGTVGDIEGLPFLEAIRSLGLKYGKNNVFYAHLTLVPFIKVAGELKTKPTQHSVGELRRIGISPDMIIARSEIQLGDEIKEKIAKSCGVEIDCVIESIDAKSIYQIPLKFLEQNILLPIAKHLNLKLKTPNLKEYEALTEKIINPSKKVKIAFVGKYIDLKESYKSLTEALIHAGANLDTKVEINWIDSEELKDENDLAGNDGILVAGGFGQRGVEGKIKAIKYARENNIPFLGICLGMQLSLIEFARNVIKLDDANSTEFDENTKNPIVYLIDEFINQSGSKEIRTIKTPLGGTLRLGEYVCNIKEGTLLSKLYNSKVAYERHRHRYEANSKYRDLYEQNGLIISGESNGLIEAIENTNNDFFVAVQYHPEFTSRLTKANPVILGFIRQCLH, encoded by the coding sequence ATGGCTAAATTTATATTTGTAACAGGTGGAGTTTTAAGCTCACTTGGTAAAGGAATTGCAGCAGCTAGCATTGCAAGTTTATTAAAACAAAGTGGATTAAAGGTAAGTATTTTAAAGGCTGACCCTTATATAAATATTGACCCAGGAACTATGAGCCCACTTGAACACGGAGAAGTTTTTGTTACAAAAGATGGTGCAGAAACTGACCTTGATTTAGGACATTATGAAAGATTTTTAGATGAAGATTTAACTCATCTTAATAACTTTACTACAGGAAAAGTATATCAAAGCGTAATTGAAAAAGAACGCCGTGGAGAATATCTAGGTAAAACTATTCAAGTAATTCCACACATTGTAGGCGAAATTGCTAGTAGAATGGAAGCAGCGGCTTTAAATCAAGATGTTTTAGTAGTAGAAATTGGTGGAACGGTTGGGGATATTGAAGGCTTACCATTTCTTGAAGCAATTCGTTCTTTAGGACTTAAATACGGAAAAAATAATGTATTTTACGCACATTTAACTCTTGTTCCTTTTATAAAAGTAGCAGGAGAATTAAAAACTAAACCAACTCAACATTCAGTTGGAGAATTAAGAAGAATAGGTATTAGTCCTGATATGATAATAGCTCGTAGTGAAATCCAACTAGGCGATGAAATAAAAGAAAAAATTGCAAAGAGTTGTGGTGTAGAAATTGATTGTGTAATAGAAAGTATTGATGCAAAAAGCATATATCAAATTCCACTTAAATTTTTAGAGCAAAATATACTTTTACCTATTGCAAAACATTTAAATCTAAAGCTAAAAACTCCTAATTTAAAAGAGTATGAAGCATTAACAGAAAAAATAATTAATCCAAGCAAAAAAGTTAAAATTGCTTTCGTAGGAAAATATATAGATTTAAAAGAAAGTTATAAATCTTTAACAGAAGCACTAATTCACGCAGGCGCAAATCTTGATACAAAAGTAGAAATTAATTGGATAGATAGCGAAGAATTAAAAGATGAAAATGATTTAGCTGGAAATGATGGAATACTTGTAGCTGGTGGATTTGGACAGCGTGGTGTTGAAGGTAAAATCAAGGCTATTAAATACGCTCGTGAAAATAATATTCCATTTTTAGGAATTTGTCTTGGAATGCAGCTTAGTTTAATTGAATTTGCTAGAAATGTTATAAAACTTGATGATGCTAATTCAACTGAATTTGATGAGAATACTAAAAATCCTATTGTTTATTTAATTGATGAATTTATTAATCAATCAGGTTCAAAAGAAATCAGAACAATAAAAACTCCATTAGGTGGGACTTTAAGACTTGGTGAATATGTTTGTAATATAAAAGAAGGCACACTTTTAAGTAAGTTATATAATTCTAAAGTAGCTTATGAAAGACATCGCCATCGCTATGAAGCTAACTCAAAATATCGTGATTTATACGAGCAAAATGGACTTATTATTAGTGGAGAATCAAATGGACTTATTGAAGCTATTGAAAATACAAATAATGATTTCTTCGTAGCCGTTCAATATCATCCTGAATTTACTTCAAGGCTAACTAAAGCAAATCCTGTCATCTTAGGCTTTATTAGACAATGCTTGCACTAA
- a CDS encoding HD domain-containing protein, with the protein MISPELVLHIFKAASISRWNDFPRICNLVELDKQAHKAIIAYFLAKSEKDIDMRFLLDAIVVEFISRVIVTDIRPDVLNEIKKTKQKELDEWIQKQFSLINKNDDFLKIFNDYYNDKTHEKEKFILKAAGYLSTRYEFSFIYPNVSNYKEIKAKLDEELEDYLEILAVQKISLNQKLAKVIDLSGRLRFQKRWAQTPRIPETSVLGHMLVVAVLSYFYCLKIKACDTRFISNFFCAIFHDLPESLTRDIITPVKYGIDGLSEIISDYELKLIDEKILPFVPNNIRAEFAYLLGIYNEDGKIKKDEFKNRINKENVKIIQNPNDYNEDCFNTIDGKMLKACDKTGAFLEAIISNYYGVKSKDLKNGYSKILNDFKENPKIGEVNFYEMLKEFEEFFTNPSQETCGTHS; encoded by the coding sequence ATGATTAGTCCAGAGCTTGTTTTACATATTTTTAAGGCTGCTTCAATTTCAAGATGGAATGATTTTCCTAGAATTTGTAATTTAGTTGAACTTGATAAACAAGCTCATAAGGCTATTATTGCTTATTTTTTAGCAAAAAGTGAAAAAGACATTGATATGAGATTTTTACTTGATGCTATTGTTGTTGAGTTTATTTCTCGTGTAATAGTTACTGATATTCGCCCTGATGTATTAAATGAAATCAAAAAAACAAAACAAAAAGAATTAGATGAATGGATACAAAAACAATTTAGTTTAATCAATAAAAACGATGATTTTTTAAAAATTTTTAATGATTATTATAATGATAAAACTCACGAAAAAGAAAAATTTATTTTAAAAGCAGCAGGGTATTTATCAACTAGATATGAGTTTTCATTTATATATCCAAATGTTAGTAATTATAAAGAAATTAAAGCTAAGTTAGATGAAGAATTAGAAGATTATTTAGAAATTTTAGCAGTTCAAAAAATATCATTAAATCAAAAATTAGCTAAGGTAATTGATTTAAGTGGTCGTTTAAGATTTCAAAAGCGTTGGGCTCAAACTCCTAGAATTCCTGAAACAAGTGTTTTAGGACATATGTTAGTAGTAGCTGTTTTAAGCTATTTTTATTGTCTTAAAATAAAAGCTTGTGATACTAGATTTATTAGTAACTTCTTTTGTGCTATTTTTCACGATTTACCAGAAAGTCTTACAAGAGATATTATTACACCTGTTAAATACGGAATTGATGGGCTTAGTGAGATAATAAGTGATTATGAGCTTAAATTAATTGATGAAAAGATTTTACCTTTTGTGCCTAATAATATAAGAGCTGAATTTGCTTATCTTTTAGGAATTTATAATGAAGATGGTAAGATTAAAAAAGATGAATTTAAAAATAGAATAAATAAAGAAAATGTAAAAATTATTCAAAATCCTAACGATTATAATGAAGATTGTTTTAATACAATTGATGGAAAAATGCTTAAAGCTTGTGATAAAACTGGAGCTTTTTTAGAAGCAATTATTTCTAATTATTACGGCGTTAAATCTAAGGATTTAAAAAATGGTTATTCAAAGATTTTAAATGATTTTAAAGAAAATCCTAAAATTGGTGAAGTAAATTTTTATGAAATGTTAAAAGAATTTGAAGAGTTTTTTACAAACCCAAGCCAAGAGACTTGCGGCACACACTCATAA
- a CDS encoding Fic family protein, which translates to MKNKFHMSLEYNICLAKRNIVDNIYKSARLEGINVTFPQVEAIYNGASVGNLKVDDIVAINNLKYAWYVLFDTINYPEVDFAYICKMNKTIGANLIYQSGYIRQFDVVIGGTTYKPKMPHKEEIIEELNEIQKIANATQRAITLMLYLMRRQIFIDGNKRTAILCANKVLISNGAGLVNIPVELISEFKEKLIKYYETNEMKDIMDFTYKNCIDGFNSVEPSIEEKLESEKNDEMFNQYIAQSYKNKLF; encoded by the coding sequence ATGAAAAATAAATTTCATATGAGCTTAGAATACAACATATGTTTAGCAAAAAGAAATATCGTAGATAATATCTATAAAAGTGCGAGACTTGAGGGAATTAATGTAACTTTTCCACAAGTAGAAGCTATTTATAATGGTGCAAGCGTGGGCAATCTAAAGGTAGATGATATTGTAGCTATTAACAACCTTAAATACGCTTGGTATGTTCTTTTTGATACTATAAATTATCCTGAAGTTGATTTTGCTTATATTTGTAAAATGAACAAGACTATAGGTGCAAATTTAATCTATCAATCAGGCTACATAAGGCAATTTGATGTGGTTATTGGCGGAACAACTTACAAACCTAAAATGCCACATAAAGAGGAAATTATAGAAGAATTAAACGAAATACAAAAAATCGCAAATGCTACACAAAGAGCAATAACATTAATGCTATATCTAATGAGAAGACAAATTTTTATTGATGGTAATAAAAGAACAGCTATTTTATGTGCTAATAAGGTTTTAATTAGTAACGGAGCAGGTTTAGTAAATATACCTGTTGAGCTTATTAGTGAGTTTAAAGAAAAATTAATTAAATATTATGAAACAAATGAAATGAAAGATATTATGGATTTTACTTATAAAAATTGTATTGATGGATTTAATAGCGTAGAGCCTAGTATTGAAGAAAAGCTTGAGAGTGAAAAAAATGATGAAATGTTTAATCAATACATAGCACAATCTTATAAAAATAAATTGTTTTAA